GCTACCCTTGGTGATTCACAAGAGCCTAAAATCATAATCCCCTGCAGCTGAATTTGTTATTCCTTAGCTTCTCTGCCCTGGGTGGGAAGGATATCTGATTAGATCATCTTTCAGAATGGAGAAAACATACTTCATTTTCCTTGAGGGCCTATGTTGACCTTGTATGTGTTATGTATGGAATAAAGGGtagtagggaaggaaggaagcaaggaaggaaagaaagaaggaaggagggatggagggaaggaaggaaggagagaaagaggaaaggaagaaaggaggaaagaaggtaaggaaggagagaaggagggaaggaaaaaggaaggaaggaggaagaaaagaaggaaggaaggaaggaaggaaggaaggaaggaaggaaggaaggaatgaaggaaggagagaagaaggaagaagggaaagagggagggaaggagagagggagggaagaggaggaaaagggtcCCCAGAGACTGAGAATGTATTTTTCTAGTCTAGGCATTTTCCCACATGCCAGCCCTCGGTGCTTCCTGCCTACTAGACATTTCCCCTTAAATGTCTTTCCAAGATCTCAAGTTTAATAGTTCAAGTCCAAAATGAAATTCATGCCCCAACATtaccatgtatttattttatgtatataaagcATCTATTTACATGTTCACATTCTCTCCCTTTAtggaatatgaactccttgagagcagaatgttttgtttttgtctttgtgttgcCAAAGTCTAGAGCATTGCCAGGTACAGAGTGCTTTAAAAAGTgcataataagtgcttgttgactgattcttCTCTAagccttcctcttctccctattTACTCTCTCTATTTTCATCATTGGTCTCACCATCTTCCCAGTTATACAGATTTGAAATCTTGGTAAAATCTTTCACTCTTCCCTCAGCAATTATCAAATCAGCTGCTAAGTCCTACTGATTCTAACTGCACAATATCTGATGATTCCAGTCTTTCCACTACAATTGCCATCTGGCCCTATTTCATTAATTCTTGCCTGGACTGTTGTAGTGACCTCTTGATTCCCAGCCTTCCAGTATTTCCCCTCTCtgaactatcttttttttctatctgtttgttttctttgtatcctcagcacttagcacaaagcctgaatcatagcaggcacttaataaatgcttctttgacTTGACAACGCAGCTGCCGAAACAAGTTTACATGGGTCTGACGATGTCACTGAAAGTTTTAGAGTCTTTCCTCTTGTCTATAGAATCAGATTTGACTCTTTAGTCTAAAAGTTAAGACCTTTTATCATCTGACTCCCACCTAATTTTCCAAATAGACTTCCCTTTACATTCCATAGTCAGTGTTCCAGGCAACTAGATTATTAGCTATTTCCAATTCTCGCCCTATCCTTCTCTGTGCCTTTCTGCAAATCCTCCCCCATGGCCAACTCTTTGTCTGTTGAAATCCTCCTCtgccttcaagactcaacttCCATGCCTCATCCTTCTTGATACTCCCAGCCAAAGGCGATCTTTGCCTTGGAAATGTGTTCAGAGTATTCTGTCTAACCCCGTCATACTTAGATCCTCTCGAATTCTATCCTGCATCATGTTTATTTGGGTACATGTCTTGTTTATGACCTTCAATTACATTGCAAGTTCCTCGAGGACAGACTCTGTCATTCTTCAGCTTTGTCACCCTTGCCTGGACCTGGTACAGTGCTGAGCcttgcatattttttttttttggtccacacctgtgatttcatcagtaccGGGAAATGCCTTCTAAGGAAATTCTATCCACTGATAGATTAATAACTGCTCTGCAATTATTCATAGTTTTAAAGGGTTGCTTGGAGGCAGTAGGACATTGTGACCTGTTTGGGATTCCAAAATTCTATGCGTGAGAGGCAGAActcgaactcagatcttccttactctacAGCCAGTTCTCTATCCTCTATCTCTGAAACCTTCCTCACAAATAGTAGCTGTCAAACATTTCCTGAATTGAATTTGAGGGTCTGAATTGACTTGATTTTCTGTGTCTGAATTATAGGGAAAAAGCTTTTATAGTTGATTTCTCTCCTTATGAAACAGAAGTGACCAGGATGCCGTTTAGTCTGTGTTGACTTTTATTAGaggcattttgtgtgtgtgtgtgtgtgtgtgtttgtgtgttcatttggggaagggggaaaaagccACCCACTTGGGCTAGCTCTGTGCATTCAGGTTCAACATTCTCTTTGGTCTCCAGAGTGGACCAAAGGAGCCAGGGACACAATGGGGCAATGACACCACAGAGGAGTAGAGATCAATCTAGCAGATTGATCGGTGAAGAAGCCTGGGGCCCTTAGAGCCCCGGTAACCTCAATGCCAAGGAGGTACCCCACCTCTTCTCTATTTCCACCGCCCAGTGACTTTGGCCTTCCCTCGGGTCTTGGAGCtgcaagaaagaaaggaagactcAGCCATAGAGGGAACTTGAATAAGTCTCATCAGGTTTAGGGCTTGGGGAGTAAACAGAGGAAGGGGACTGATCCTAAGGTCGGGTGAATAAGGGTTAGAGAGGCTACACTGAGGGTAAAGGGGGAGAAGGGTGAAGAACAAGGAAGAGCTCTgtagaggggaagaaaaaaaggaaaagagtgatGACCAAGAGGAAAAGACAAAGGAGAAGGGTGGGGAGGAAAAGCAGTGGACACTTACACTTTCTGGTTATCATTGATCCTATTCCGGAGAACATTGATCTGCAAAAGAAATAGGACCAGATGAGCAGAGACCGAGCCCAAAGGGTAGAGCTATGAGACCAGGAAAGCCCAGAAATAGCCAGAGCTTGGCGCAGGGAGAGAGAATCAGCAAGATGAGCCCAAAGGCCAAAATCTTCATTATCTTGTATTGTCTCCTAATTAAAGTTCAACATCCTCTGCCTGGCACTCAAGGCCATCCTCTGTTTGGTATTAGCCTACTTTGgggacctaatttcatattatttccccaAATGATTCTCTGGACTTAGACATAGTCTTCATTATCCTTCACTATCAAAACGTTTGcttacttggaaccaatacacaacattgattctaagacagaaggtaaaggattaaaggaaaaaaagtttgcttGGTCTGTTTGGAAGGTCAGAAAGcatctgtgatctctttgaagTGGGAATTCCCTTTCCAAATGAAGAACATCACTGACAGCCTTAAAGAATTGCCTGAGGAtttgaggggttaagtgacttgtccagggtcatacaactgtcCTAGGGCAATAATTTATTTTGCTCCACTcccaatagaatggaagctccttgaagtcagggactattttatttattctttgtttttatattccccGTGACTACTGGTACAAATTAATGAATACTGGCTAAATTAAACTGAATGACCAcaacagcatatatatatatatacatatatataattttatatacataattttatatataattatatatataattttatatgtgtgtgtatatatctactactatatgtgtatgtacacatattaaatatgtgtatgcatgtgtatatatatatatatgccattttAAAGTGTCAGATGAATTTTAAGCTGGTTCATTTTGGCAAACTTAAGAGAGGATGCGAACAGGATTCCTAGTTTCAGCCACAACCTTCCTTGTTGGAAGGGATGCCCGTATATATCCCCATTATCTAAGAGATCCCAGATCAATTAGGGGCAGAGGCAGGTATTTACACACATTACCTGATTTCCTTTTCACGACATATTATTTGATACCACGTGAGGAGTGGACACCACAGGATAGAGTGGAATCTCCTTCTTCACCTTTACCCATTGAACTCTTACCCCTCTCTCAAATGCCCATTTAAATGccaccccctctctttccctcagaCCTACATAGCCTTGGTTTTGTAACCATGTAATAATACATTTACCGTGTGATATTTTGAATCATGGCCATCTGAGTTGGTGTCTAAGTCCCCGTCACTAgactttaagttccttgagggcaggagccatATATTAAATGAACTTTGTTTCTCCCTCAATAAAAATTACGCAGTAATTCTGCATACAGTAGGCATTCACGAAGTGCTCTGTTATACTTTAAGAGTTCAACAGGATACAAAAAATGGGATTTCGGGGCCACCCCAGAGGTGCAGGGAagagtgttgggtttttttccatcTTCACACTCCAGAAATACAGGATAACATCCGGCTCAAAACTAAGGCTTTAATGATGATGCTATaatgagcttggagtcaggaagacctgagttcaaatatttcctcaaacagttactagctatgtgactttgggcaagtcatttaaccctactggcctcagtttcatcatctgtaaaatgaggagaaggaaatagcaaaccactccagtgtcttcaCCAAAAAAGACCCAAATGGGGGCACGAAGGGTGAGCcactactgaaacaactgaacaattgtAGCAGGGAACACTGGCTCTCTGTTGAAAACAAATTACATATAGAAtagacttttaagtttaatctactttattaacattttatctgtCACTTTCTTGTCTAGATAATGAACACAACAATAAGTCAAGCCCAGATTTGTAGTGTTTGACCATTTTCAaagtgtaaatgttcacactgaaaagtTAACAATGGAGTCTACAGTTGGCTGGCTTCATCACACCATTGTACCCACAGAGTTTGCTTGATGGGGAAGCTTATTTTaaaaacctcaccttctgtcttagaatcaatactatgtattggttccaaggcagaatagtggtaagggctaggcagtggaggttaagtgacttgcccagggtcacatagctaagaagtatctgaggtcagacttgaacccaggacctcctggatCTCTAgacaatccacagagccacctagttgccccccagGAAGCCTCTAAGTGTCTGAACACAAAGTCCAGAGCAGGTAGGAGTATGGTGCTGGTAGTATAAACGTGGGGTCCAGGGTGATCTAATCCAGAGAACTCAAAACCTGACTTAGGTGTCTGCAGAAACTTCTTCAGATCAGCAGCACTAAACCTGGTCTTCACTTTCATTTCTGCCTTCTAcctaaagtctttcctgatcctctaaACTACTAGAGGTCTTCCCTGACAAAAAAAAGtactaaatttattttgtatttacttatttgggTGTTTTTGTTGCAACTTTTCAAGCTTTTCTGTTATACGCCACTCTtctcctggtacatagtagacctTTGTTAATTTGTTGATTGATAGGACCAGTGCAACCAGCTTGGTGCCTTCAGATCACTCATCAGCATCCAAGGGAACAGACATTAACATAAGAAGTTAGAGCTGAAAAGTGATCTGAGAactcatctaatccaattccttcattttagaaagggggaaactgaggccagggattGTGGAACTGAGCATGTGCTGCTCCTATTGCCTATGGAGATTGGAAATATATTCCCAAGGCCATAGCCAGAAGGAAGCTCCAAGTCCTTGAGTGGTTAGTAGAAGTGACTCCCATTAACATGTATTTGTCTTCACCCCCTACTATTTGAGGGATCCCTCTTCTGGCCATTCTTCGCTGCCTTAATGTGTCCGTTCTGCTGTGTGGATGTTCTGAAATCACACATCTGTACACATGTGCTTGTCAGTATAAGTCCCAACTGATGAGAGAAGTGGCCTCATTTACTTAATTCTTCCTGGGCATCACCCAAAGGCATCCTGGGAAATAATTACATATTTAATCAAGGCtttgggaagaaaagaataaCACTAATACCTTATACTAAGTAGTACTTTGGAGTTTACAAATCCTTCACATACTCTGACCTAACTTAATCCTTACAAAAATCTAAGGATTAAGGACTaagataatttcccccattttacagataataaaaccgAGATTCAAAGAGGTAGTAGAGTTGGGTGCAAACATAAATTTCCTGACTTCCAGGTGAGTGGTCTTTTCACTCTATCACCCTTGTTAGTGATAACAAGGAGTGACTAGGAGACCGAAGGACCTTGGAAGGACTTCCTTCCAAGGCAAAGACTGTGGTAATTGGGGGTCACCAGGCAGAGAGGTGTTGAGGAGCAACCAAAGGAACCAAGGCATGTTGGAACTCAGAGGATCAGTCGAGATAGCAAAAGGAATgacaagaagaaaagggagggatggGATTCTCTTACTTCATACTTCTGTTGCTTGAATCTCTCCTGTAGGTCAAATTTCTCTGCCTCCAGATTGTAGATAGTTTGCCATAGATCCTTAGCCTTCTCCCTGTGATGGAAGAAAGTAGGAGGGGAGGCAGGAGAGGTAGGAGAGAGGCAGGTCAGAGCAATGGAGTCACTAATCTCACTCCCAAGGACTCTAATATTACCAAAGTACCAGGCCATCCTCATCACGACCCTAAGACCAATTGCAGTTTTGATCTCAGGTACCCCAACTACTCTTTCCCATCCCTAGAGACATTGGGAATTTTTCCAGTCCATATTAAGGATTCGTTGATCACAGAGAAGGGTCAATGAGCCAGTGCTTCTTAGAAAGTCATAGAAGGCTGAGCCAACCTTTTGGGAGTAAGGTCTAAAGAGATACTCATTAAAGAACCCAAGAATCTCATGGCTTCCACTATTCCCAGGTTTGTGTTAACTCTAAAATGACCACTAGGAGTGAGGCAGGGTAATTGGAGAAGGTGTCTGGGAAGAGACATATGACATAAGCTGGTTATGGTGACCGGTGGTCCCTTAGGGAGGCTGGAACCTATGAAGGATTTCTCAGCTCATGGAGTCACCCTATTCACTGTCTGCAGGGCTCAGCACCTGACTTCAAGGGGTCAGTGGATTCCCAAATGGACTATCAAATTGGGCTCTCCACAGATTACACTCTTGTTCACTGTTCATCCCCGACAAGGGCCATGCATGGGATGCTGCTGTCCCCTGGTGGTTATTTTTGAAAAAGGCATTTCCCCTGCTAAATCTGCCCAGCCTTGGACTCCCTGGTCCCGCATCCCTCTCACCTCAGCTGATCTTCATTCAGGTGGTCAATAGACAAGACCTTCCTCCTCTCTGCCAagatcttctttttcttctccctctctgtctgcctTTTGCCAGTCTTTCGCTCTGtctggagggagggaaagggagacaaAGGGAAGAATTAGGGAAGGGAGAAACTGTTGTCCCCTGCCTCTCCACCACCATCTATCCCATAAAAGGGCTAAGGGTTGCtccctctaaattcccttcttaAGTCCCAGTTCCTCATTGACGCCTGTAGTCCTTGGCGAAGCTTGGACTTTCTGAAAAGTTGctacttctctggatctcagtttcctcctctttataaGGAAGAGGTTAAATTAGTTGActcctgagatcccttccagttcttaatCTATCATAACATTCCAACCGCTTCCCCCCTGATCTCAGATTTCTCTCTACTTCTTCCTATGTTTGCTCCCCACTCCCCCACTGACTctggatctttttcttttaataacccACTAGCAGTGGAACCCTTAAATCACATAATATTAGGATTTAAAATGGCCTCAGAGATTTCCTTATCCAGCCTGTACCTAAACAAGGGTCTACTCTACAGTATCCCTGACAATGGTCATGCTGTCCCTGCTTGAATAATTCTGTTGATGGGGAAAGTCATTACCTCCAGAGGAAGGGTCCTCAGCATCTAATGCAATCACAACCTAAAGCATCAGTCCCTTGATTGTAACCCTAACCCTGTCTGCAGCAAAGTTGCCTCCTCTTCCAGGGAGACTTCCCAGATTTATTGAAGGGACTTCAAATGTTGATACCTACCTGAGCTTGCTAGACCAGGAAACCATGAGAAAAaggccaagagacagaaagacaaacatATAAACAGAGACCCAAAGGAGATgtgggagaaggaggggagaaacagagaaagagaacacaaagggaaggagaaaaggaagggaaaaagcagCAAATGTTAACTGTTGTCTGTCTATTATGATGTAAGCCTCTGGAGGACAGAAGGAGGGATTCTCTGTACCAGAGAGAATGAGTGGAAATATATTCTGGGCATGGGGGACGGGATGGCGTTAACCATAGGGGTTGCAGGCTTTGGAAATTTGCAGGGCAACTTTCCACCTCCCTGCACCTTTCATTGCATTGTGGAAAACAGGTAGCTGCCTCTCCCACCTCTAGATATATGGGTTAGGATATTGGAACAAGCTCCAATCCATTAGAGCCTTGAGATGAAGACATGCCATGATCTCTGGGGGCACCTAAACATAGCCCCATAGCACATATTACTAGATTGGAGTAAAAAGTGAGCTAAAGTCAGGATACCCTGGGTGGCAGTGCCTTCACTCTCCATCCTACCactgttggggggtggggaatctGAGGGCAATGGGGAAGGCTTGGCTTGCCATTACTGGCCAGGGAGAAGTATCCCAGGAGATGCCAGAGGCAGTTTCTAAGGGAATCAGGAAGGGTGGACACACTGCGGGATTGAGAAAAGGATCTCTAGCTTAGGAGATGTCTCAGACCTTGAAAGCCTTGAAGGGGTGAGATTTATAACCAGTAAATGGTTATAATATTCTTCTGGGGGGGTGTCAAACCTAAATCTTTTCTGGTCTGGTCTTCCTCATGGATGCCACTGACATAGCCTTGCTTATTACTGATGCCCTCCTCAGAGACTGGGCCCCTAACTCTATAGCAAGCTCATCCTACCTTCTGAATGTAACCACCAAAGTGCATCATGTTAGAGAGGGCTTTCTTTTTCCGAGCATCATCTTCAGCCTTTCTTcggttctcttcttcctctcgtctggctttttcttcctgtttgttgttgcagagtgaaagagaATGGAGTGGGATAAGGACTTAAAGAGAGAATTCAGGGAGAAGAAACCAGCTGTTGTCCTTAGGGGGAAGATTTTCATGGAGTAGGAGGATAGAAAGTCTATAGAAGACCATAGTTGGTATGGGGAAATCCTGAAAATTGTCTTTTGAACATTATTACAAATCTTTTCATTTGTTCTAATTAAACCACTGGCCTAATGTCAATTGGCTAGAAAGTGACTCAAGGCTCCTTCCTCTGACTCCAATCCCAGTAATCTTCCCGACACTGCAAGTACAAAGGGTTTTGTTACCCTACCATGTTCACCCCTTATCCCTGAAACTTAATTTGCAATTGAATCATTTTAcccaaacatatatatgtgtatatgtttataaatataaatatatctatctacccatctatctatctgtttgtctatgtggctatctgtctatctaatctTTCCACCATCCATCTATCTGATTGTCTGTCTCTATGTGTCAgtcttgtctgtctatctatctatctatctatctaatctatccaccatccatctatctatctttgtgtCTGTTTATCTCTCTAACTCTGTTtgtctatgtgtctgtctatctatctgtctgtgtctgcctatctgtctgtctgtccataaatctctatctatctaatctatccatcatccttccatctatctatctacctatctgtctatctatctctttatctgtctgtctgtctctccatccatacacttatctatctatttatctatctgtctgtctatctatctgtctgcctatctctctgtctgtctgtctctatctatctatctgtctctctaacTAATTTATccaccatccatccatctatctgtctatctacctgtctttctatctacctgtctatctctctgtctgcctatctgtctgtctatctctctacctgtctgtctatctctctgcctgcctgtctgtctgtctgtctgtctatttatgtatttatcaATCTCTTGCATGTAGCTGGTTGGTACAtaatgtctcccccattagaatgtgagctctgtAAGGACTGGGAATATTTGTTGCCTTTTTTGTATACCCAGCATAATGTttgcatagtaaatatttaacaataaatattGTTTGCTTGGTTGACTAACTTCTAGTGAGATATAGTACAgtgaggagacctgggttctagtttcAGCTCTGTTACTAAATAtgtgaccttaagtaagtcaTTATGACTCCCGAAGCCCTTTCCTGCTCTATGATCTATGAATTAGGAATAATCAACTCTTCCTATATCTGGGGTATGGAGGGAGCTTTGACATTGGAGTTTGTGTATTGAGGAGAATAATCTGgccagaaaatatatatatatatattaggggCATGCCTTCTGTTGTTGCTGTGAGTTAGGCAGCAGTAGAATGGGAGTGGTGACGCATGGTAGGAAAACCATGTATGAAGAGAACTATCGGTCACTCACCGCCAACCGGTTCTGACGCTCCTTTTCCCGTTCACTGCGGATACGCTGTTGTTCTGCTCTCTCAGCCCTTCGATTCTCCTGCAAGGAAAAGAATTTTGACCAAtgtggaaagagggagaaagagaaaaaaggagaagacaCTCCTTTTGTAGGTTATCAAGCAACAACCAAGCATAGGAAGAACGTAATTGGAACAGGTCCAATTAGTTCTGTCtaaccttactttcagtctttCATCTTTCAGATCAAACCTTGACCTAACTGCTCAATAATTAATCTTCTTTATGGTGTTATCACATCACTCCTCTGCTTAAAGCCCTTTAATGTTCACTATTGCCTATGAAATCCAAAGTGATTAgccttgaattcaagtcctgccacACACTGGTGATATTTTTACAGCTTTACCTCATATTACTCTCTTCCATAAACACTACACTCCAGTCAACCTAGACAACCCACTGTCTCTCATACGTGTTAAAtcacactggaaaaaaaaattttaaacgcactggatttggactcagaagacATGCGTTCAAATCCCAGGATCTGCTACTGGGATTTGAATATTCATGTGAATTTGGGCATATATtctatgagtctcagtttccttatttgtaaagtgaaagggttggactagatgatttcgaGGGTCCCTTGTAACTCTATATAGATGATTATGCATGTCCCATTCATTTGTTGCCTTTTCTCACAATGTTCTCTAAGTCTAGCATGTTCTCCACCCACCATCTATAGTTGCTGAAACCTTGTCTGTCCTTTAAAGCccattcaaatcccatctcctccaagaagccttcctggATCCCTTTAgtcaatttgttgttgttgttcagttgcttcaccTGTGTTTGGCTCCtgatggccccatttgggattttcttggcaaagatgatagagtagtttgccatttccttttccaggtcatttgatagattagaaaactaaggcaaatagaattaagtgacttggcaggGATCATCCAATTAATAGTGtccgagactggatttgaactcaggagaaggatgtgtctttctgacttcaggtccacgTCTCTaatgtgccacctaactgcccccagtcAATAATGATCCCTCCAATCTTAGGCCTCACCTAACACTTGGTTTGTACTTCTCTCATTCACTTTCCTTCCCATGTtccattttgcatgataattatTGATAGAAACGTCATCTCCTTCTTCTGGATTGTATGAACCATGAATAGATACTCCAACCTATTTAATTTTTACATGTCCACCAATCCTAAGCACAAGGTTCTATATACAACaaacacttaaatgcttgttgaagttGTTGAAGCTTTTTCCCAGACTTCCAAGCTCTGACTTCATAACTGATGTTAGAAACAATAACTGTGCAGCACAAAGTACAGCTGTTGACCTTCTAGTCAAAGACGTAGATAGGGCTATTCCCAAGCAGACTTCTATGCAGTAAATAATCATAGAAGAATTGACGTGATAGGAAAAAATGATAGATTTTAATTTAGGAGGGCTTAAGTTCGAATTCTGGCTCAGAACTACCTGGGTGATAAGAGCAAGGTTTTTTAATatcatcagtttcctcacctggaaaatgagagagttagacaatctctgaggtctttttttctctagatctatgatcctaagagtACTGATTCCATAAGTACTGAcaacacgtgtgtgtgtgtgtgtgtgtgtgtgtgtgtgtgtgtgtgtgtgtgtacaaattAACCAGTTTGTATGTTTTCTATACAACAACAGAGGAAAGTAGAAAGAATGGGCCTTTGAGTCAAGAAGGCCTGGATCCAATATTGTTTCTGACTTATACTGCCATATGTAGTCCTGGGCTAGTTACTGGATCTCTCTATCCCCCGGGAAACTAAGACTAAAAAATACAGAGTAGTAAGCTATagtagtagagggaatttcctcaccaggagTTCCCTGGGTCAATGAATCACAGGtatagtaaaacaaaacaaaaccaaatcaaCCAAACAAAAAGTCTGTCCTCTATACATCATGACTAGGTTATGGCTGCTCT
The window above is part of the Gracilinanus agilis isolate LMUSP501 chromosome 4, AgileGrace, whole genome shotgun sequence genome. Proteins encoded here:
- the TNNT2 gene encoding troponin T, cardiac muscle isoform X4; translated protein: MSDTEEVVEEYEEEQEAEAEEEQEQAAEEEEAEPEVEESKVEEAEQQEEEVKEVEDGPVEESKPKPKPFMPNLIPPKIPDGERVDFDDIHRKRMEKDLNELQTLIEAHFENRKKEEEELISLKDRIENRRAERAEQQRIRSEREKERQNRLAEEKARREEEENRRKAEDDARKKKALSNMMHFGGYIQKQAQTERKTGKRQTEREKKKKILAERRKVLSIDHLNEDQLREKAKDLWQTIYNLEAEKFDLQERFKQQKYEINVLRNRINDNQKVSKTRGKAKVTGRWK
- the TNNT2 gene encoding troponin T, cardiac muscle isoform X5, giving the protein MSDTEEVVEEYEEEQEEAEEEQEQAAEEEEAEPEVEESKVEEAEQQEEEVKEVEDGPVEESKPKPKPFMPNLIPPKIPDGERVDFDDIHRKRMEKDLNELQTLIEAHFENRKKEEEELISLKDRIENRRAERAEQQRIRSEREKERQNRLAEEKARREEEENRRKAEDDARKKKALSNMMHFGGYIQKQAQTERKTGKRQTEREKKKKILAERRKVLSIDHLNEDQLREKAKDLWQTIYNLEAEKFDLQERFKQQKYEINVLRNRINDNQKVSKTRGKAKVTGRWK
- the TNNT2 gene encoding troponin T, cardiac muscle isoform X2, with protein sequence MSDTEEVVEEYEEEQEEAEEEEEDWLEDEDEQEQAAEEEEAEPEVEESKVEEAEQQEEEVKEVEDGPVEESKPKPKPFMPNLIPPKIPDGERVDFDDIHRKRMEKDLNELQTLIEAHFENRKKEEEELISLKDRIENRRAERAEQQRIRSEREKERQNRLAEEKARREEEENRRKAEDDARKKKALSNMMHFGGYIQKQAQTERKTGKRQTEREKKKKILAERRKVLSIDHLNEDQLREKAKDLWQTIYNLEAEKFDLQERFKQQKYEINVLRNRINDNQKVSKTRGKAKVTGRWK
- the TNNT2 gene encoding troponin T, cardiac muscle isoform X1, which translates into the protein MSDTEEVVEEYEEEQEAEAEEEEEDWLEDEDEQEQAAEEEEAEPEVEESKVEEAEQQEEEVKEVEDGPVEESKPKPKPFMPNLIPPKIPDGERVDFDDIHRKRMEKDLNELQTLIEAHFENRKKEEEELISLKDRIENRRAERAEQQRIRSEREKERQNRLAEEKARREEEENRRKAEDDARKKKALSNMMHFGGYIQKQAQTERKTGKRQTEREKKKKILAERRKVLSIDHLNEDQLREKAKDLWQTIYNLEAEKFDLQERFKQQKYEINVLRNRINDNQKVSKTRGKAKVTGRWK
- the TNNT2 gene encoding troponin T, cardiac muscle isoform X3, whose amino-acid sequence is MSDTEEVVEEYEEEQEAEAEEEEEDWLEDEDEQEQAAEEEEAEPEVEESKVEEAEQQEEEVKEVEDGPVEESKPKPKPFMPNLIPPKIPDGERVDFDDIHRKRMEKDLNELQTLIEAHFENRKKEEEELISLKDRIENRRAERAEQQRIRSEREKERQNRLAEEKARREEEENRRKAEDDARKKKALSNMMHFGGYIQKTERKTGKRQTEREKKKKILAERRKVLSIDHLNEDQLREKAKDLWQTIYNLEAEKFDLQERFKQQKYEINVLRNRINDNQKVSKTRGKAKVTGRWK